One segment of Thermosynechococcus sp. HN-54 DNA contains the following:
- a CDS encoding PQQ-dependent sugar dehydrogenase translates to MGAIGVFLGCSPMAQSDTPLSLSTSEPLLESEPPPTLAVRIETVVEGLEHPWAVAWLPDGSALITERPGRLRRFHQGRLEAPIRGVPPVFAQGQGGLLDVALHPRFAENQWVYLTYAHGTVSTNRTCLARGRLVGDRLEDVTVLFEVSQAKSGGQHFGSRLTWLSDGTLLMAIGDGGNPPIELEGKLIREQAQNRRSHLGKIIRLRDDGTVPADNPFVGDPTAAPELWSYGHRNIQGLVFDPVTETVWSTEHGSLGGDELNRIERGANYGWPVVTHSREYWGAEITTERRRPGMIDPLVVWTPAIAPSGLAVYWGDRAPQWQGALFAGGLVSQDVRKIRVNVNNRVTSQGRIPIDQRVRDVRQGPDGYLYVLTDDPQNGRLLRLIP, encoded by the coding sequence ATGGGGGCGATCGGGGTATTCCTTGGCTGTAGTCCGATGGCGCAGTCAGATACCCCGCTGTCTTTATCAACATCTGAACCACTCTTAGAATCGGAGCCACCACCAACATTAGCGGTACGCATTGAAACCGTTGTCGAAGGATTGGAGCATCCTTGGGCAGTGGCTTGGTTACCCGATGGCAGTGCCTTGATTACAGAGCGCCCTGGACGGTTGCGGCGATTTCACCAAGGGCGTTTGGAAGCCCCCATTCGTGGGGTGCCGCCGGTCTTTGCCCAAGGCCAAGGGGGCTTATTGGATGTCGCCCTTCACCCTCGCTTTGCCGAAAACCAGTGGGTCTATCTTACCTATGCCCATGGCACGGTATCCACTAATCGTACTTGCCTAGCACGGGGGCGTCTAGTGGGCGATCGCCTTGAGGACGTGACAGTTCTTTTTGAAGTCTCGCAAGCGAAAAGTGGGGGACAACATTTTGGCTCCCGCTTGACTTGGCTCTCCGACGGCACATTGCTCATGGCCATTGGCGATGGCGGCAATCCCCCAATTGAACTAGAGGGTAAATTAATTCGCGAGCAAGCCCAAAACCGCCGTAGTCATTTAGGTAAAATTATTCGCCTGCGGGACGATGGCACTGTTCCAGCAGACAATCCCTTTGTGGGTGATCCCACGGCAGCACCCGAACTCTGGAGCTATGGTCATCGCAACATTCAAGGACTGGTCTTTGATCCAGTTACAGAAACAGTGTGGTCAACGGAGCATGGCTCCCTAGGGGGGGATGAACTAAACCGCATTGAACGGGGTGCCAACTACGGTTGGCCAGTGGTCACCCACAGCCGTGAGTATTGGGGCGCAGAAATTACCACAGAGCGGCGCCGTCCGGGCATGATTGATCCGCTGGTGGTGTGGACGCCTGCGATCGCGCCGTCCGGGCTGGCAGTTTATTGGGGCGATCGCGCTCCCCAGTGGCAAGGTGCCCTCTTTGCCGGTGGTCTTGTCTCCCAAGATGTGCGCAAAATTCGGGTCAATGTCAATAACAGGGTCACAAGCCAAGGACGCATCCCCATTGATCAGCGAGTACGGGATGTGCGCCAAGGCCCTGATGGCTACCTATACGTTCTCACTGATGATCCCCAAAATGGCCGACTGTTGCGTCTAATTCCTTAA
- the rpoD gene encoding RNA polymerase sigma factor RpoD, translating into MTQANVLDVYDPATAPLEDEVALLSDYGLDAVEIEEEESEDFEEVSDDLDGKPTKGRASRRRTQVKKKHYTEDSIRLYLQEIGRIRLLRADEEIELARKIADLLEMERVRDRLCEQLGCTPEELERNPEPWAKELGMTVQAFRHRLFVGRKAKEKMVQSNLRLVVSIAKKYMNRGLSFQDLIQEGSLGLIRAAEKFDHEKGYKFSTYATWWIRQAITRAIADQSRTIRLPVHLYETISRIKKTTKLLSQEMGRKPTEEEIADRMEMTIEKLRFIAKSAQLPISLETPIGKEEDSRLGDFIESDGETPEDQVSKHLLREDLETVLCTLSPRERDVLKLRYGLDDGRMKTLEEIGQLFNVTRERIRQIEAKALRKLRHPNRNSVLKEYIR; encoded by the coding sequence ATGACCCAAGCGAATGTACTTGACGTTTACGACCCCGCAACAGCCCCCCTTGAAGATGAGGTGGCTCTACTCAGTGACTATGGCCTTGATGCGGTAGAGATCGAGGAAGAGGAGAGCGAGGACTTTGAGGAGGTCAGCGATGATCTTGACGGCAAGCCCACAAAAGGTCGTGCCAGCCGACGACGGACACAGGTCAAGAAAAAACATTACACTGAGGACTCAATTCGCCTCTATTTGCAAGAAATTGGCCGCATTCGCCTGTTGCGTGCCGACGAGGAAATTGAACTCGCTCGTAAAATTGCCGATCTCCTAGAAATGGAGCGAGTGCGCGATCGCCTGTGCGAACAACTGGGCTGTACCCCTGAGGAACTAGAGCGCAATCCCGAACCTTGGGCCAAAGAACTGGGGATGACGGTGCAGGCATTTCGCCATCGTCTCTTTGTCGGTCGCAAAGCCAAGGAAAAAATGGTGCAGTCGAACCTGCGACTGGTAGTGTCGATCGCCAAAAAATACATGAACCGGGGGCTATCTTTTCAGGACTTGATTCAAGAGGGCAGCCTAGGGCTAATCCGCGCTGCCGAGAAATTTGACCACGAAAAGGGCTATAAATTTTCCACCTACGCTACATGGTGGATTCGCCAAGCGATTACCCGCGCTATTGCCGATCAATCCCGCACCATCCGTCTGCCCGTGCACCTGTACGAAACCATTTCGCGGATTAAGAAAACCACCAAGCTCCTCTCACAGGAAATGGGGCGCAAACCCACCGAAGAGGAAATTGCCGATCGCATGGAAATGACGATTGAAAAACTGCGCTTCATTGCCAAATCGGCACAACTCCCCATCTCCCTAGAAACCCCCATCGGTAAAGAAGAGGATTCCCGTCTTGGAGACTTCATTGAATCCGACGGTGAAACCCCTGAAGATCAAGTGTCGAAGCACCTGCTGCGCGAAGATTTAGAAACGGTATTGTGCACCCTTAGCCCCCGCGAGCGAGATGTGTTAAAACTGCGGTATGGCTTGGACGATGGTCGCATGAAAACGTTGGAGGAAATTGGTCAACTCTTTAACGTCACCCGTGAGCGCATTCGCCAAATTGAGGCCAAGGCCCTGCGGAAACTGCGCCATCCCAACCGCAACAGTGTCCTCAAAGAATACATTCGTTAA
- a CDS encoding PstS family phosphate ABC transporter substrate-binding protein, producing MKFQELRRGVLPLVAITLVGCATEAASNDPMLRVIRVDGSSTVYPISKAIAEGFKTTPNGQEADIAVAFSGTSAGFRAFCSGKTDISDASRPILITEMNECIANGVPFIELPIAFDALTIAVHPQNTWLKEISVAELKKLWEKAAEKKLTRWNQLRPDFPNAPIVLWGPGQDSGTFDYFNEAILGNQRGSRTDYKASEDDNEIVAGIAGDVNALGYLPYAYYMANQNRVRAVPVSDDRGAILPSVETVQNSTYQPLSRPLFLYVNAKYAQDKPLLRQFVEYYIQQAPTVVPKVGYVPLTPEGYRLAGIQFIRLEVGTAFKGVPEPNVTIEEVLRRQVIFQEAHANNPTP from the coding sequence ATGAAGTTTCAGGAATTGAGGCGCGGAGTTTTACCCCTTGTGGCCATCACCCTTGTGGGCTGTGCAACAGAGGCCGCCTCCAATGATCCAATGCTGAGGGTGATTCGGGTGGATGGCTCGAGCACGGTTTATCCGATTTCCAAGGCGATCGCGGAAGGGTTTAAGACCACGCCCAATGGTCAAGAGGCCGATATTGCTGTTGCCTTTTCAGGGACATCTGCTGGTTTTCGAGCCTTTTGTAGCGGCAAAACGGATATTAGTGACGCCTCCCGCCCAATCCTCATTACCGAAATGAATGAGTGCATTGCCAATGGTGTCCCCTTTATTGAGTTGCCCATTGCCTTTGATGCGCTGACGATCGCCGTCCATCCCCAAAATACTTGGCTGAAGGAAATTTCTGTCGCTGAGCTGAAAAAACTTTGGGAAAAAGCGGCGGAGAAAAAACTCACTCGCTGGAACCAATTACGCCCCGACTTTCCGAATGCACCCATTGTGCTCTGGGGACCGGGTCAAGATTCAGGTACCTTTGATTATTTCAACGAGGCCATTCTTGGCAATCAGCGCGGCTCTCGCACTGACTACAAAGCTAGTGAAGACGATAACGAAATCGTAGCGGGTATTGCTGGGGATGTGAATGCCCTTGGCTATCTTCCCTATGCTTACTACATGGCCAATCAGAATCGTGTGCGGGCTGTGCCGGTCAGTGATGACCGAGGCGCCATTCTGCCTTCAGTGGAAACGGTGCAAAACAGTACCTATCAGCCCCTCTCGCGCCCTCTCTTCCTCTATGTCAATGCCAAATATGCCCAAGACAAGCCCCTGCTGCGGCAATTTGTGGAGTATTACATCCAGCAGGCACCGACAGTGGTTCCCAAGGTCGGCTATGTCCCCCTTACGCCCGAAGGCTATCGCTTGGCAGGCATTCAGTTTATTCGTCTAGAGGTGGGGACTGCCTTCAAGGGAGTGCCTGAACCCAATGTGACAATTGAAGAGGTGCTGCGGCGTCAGGTGATCTTCCAAGAAGCCCATGCCAATAATCCAACCCCCTAG
- a CDS encoding transposase — protein MASFSVLVKSILKQLSPCDYPVLNSQLFFKIWLTYILDQGLTSMRALFYRLNHSGITVDMSTFSKANKTRTTTLFERIYTHLMSQARKRHRCSSLMLFPIDSTVITLTSKLFWFYKYHQVKLITGFDLTENILGKAVVSFGERHDLSFQDEILEMIPENAVAIMDRGFASWRFLERLSERKCLFVVRIKNNMRMKLNHERYRVVQFFDEHGTEFRIATNLMHLSDEEVSELYRHRWGIENLWKFLKMHLSLDKLITKSLNGVINQIYMVLIGYLILELMEIPEYFGRKLLDKLRYLQLELSRRCSIVHWSFDWQPELLVT, from the coding sequence ATGGCATCTTTTTCAGTTCTTGTCAAGTCTATTCTCAAGCAGCTCAGCCCTTGCGACTACCCCGTCCTCAACTCTCAATTGTTCTTCAAAATCTGGTTGACCTACATTCTCGACCAAGGATTAACCAGCATGAGAGCCTTATTTTATCGCTTGAATCATTCGGGGATTACAGTGGATATGTCCACGTTTTCCAAGGCGAACAAAACTCGAACAACCACCTTATTTGAGAGGATTTACACTCATCTCATGTCTCAAGCTCGCAAGAGACATCGTTGTTCAAGTCTGATGCTGTTTCCTATTGATTCAACCGTCATTACCCTGACGAGTAAGCTCTTTTGGTTCTACAAATACCATCAAGTGAAGTTAATTACAGGATTTGATTTAACAGAGAACATCCTGGGTAAGGCAGTAGTCTCTTTTGGGGAGAGACATGACCTAAGCTTTCAAGACGAGATTTTAGAAATGATCCCTGAGAATGCCGTTGCCATCATGGATAGAGGGTTTGCGAGTTGGAGATTTTTAGAGCGGCTGAGTGAGAGGAAGTGTTTATTTGTTGTGCGTATCAAGAATAACATGAGAATGAAGCTCAATCATGAGAGATACCGAGTGGTTCAATTTTTTGATGAGCATGGAACAGAGTTTCGTATTGCGACGAATCTAATGCATCTAAGTGATGAGGAAGTGAGTGAGCTGTATCGGCATCGGTGGGGGATTGAGAACTTATGGAAGTTTCTAAAGATGCATTTATCATTAGACAAGCTGATTACGAAGAGTTTGAATGGGGTGATAAATCAGATTTATATGGTTTTGATTGGGTACTTAATTTTAGAGCTAATGGAGATACCTGAATACTTTGGCAGGAAGCTATTAGACAAATTGCGATATTTGCAACTGGAACTGAGTCGCCGCTGCTCGATAGTGCATTGGAGCTTTGATTGGCAGCCAGAGCTACTTGTCACTTAG
- the pstS gene encoding phosphate ABC transporter substrate-binding protein PstS — MILSAIITAGIVVACGPQGNGGAPTGEVISINGAGATFPAPLYQNWFKTYAQNVDPKVQISYQSVGSGAGLEQYINGTVDFGASDAPMKGDRLKSFQEKYKANPIQVPMTGGAVVFAYNLPGVDELKLPREVYCGIVTGKITRWNDAKLVAANPGKTLPDKAITFAHRSDGSGTTFIFTNHINTVCPGWPAGVGTSVNWPVGVGGQGNEGVAAQIQQNEGTIGYVEYAYAKLNNLSRALVENKAGKFIYPSPEAASKAFEGATIPEDFGLLVPDPKNPEAFPIAGLTWIMVYPEYADAKKWQALKGALTWALTDGKSITEKLDYVPMPPDIVERVKATLEKVKTA, encoded by the coding sequence ATGATCCTCTCCGCTATTATTACCGCTGGCATCGTTGTTGCTTGCGGTCCTCAAGGAAATGGCGGTGCACCAACTGGCGAGGTCATTAGCATTAATGGTGCAGGAGCAACATTTCCAGCACCTCTCTACCAAAACTGGTTCAAAACCTACGCCCAAAACGTTGATCCCAAGGTTCAAATCAGTTATCAATCCGTTGGTAGTGGGGCTGGCCTAGAGCAGTATATCAATGGCACGGTGGATTTTGGTGCTTCCGATGCGCCGATGAAAGGCGATCGCCTGAAATCCTTTCAGGAGAAATACAAGGCGAATCCTATTCAGGTTCCCATGACTGGTGGTGCCGTTGTCTTTGCCTACAACCTACCCGGTGTGGATGAACTGAAGCTACCCCGTGAAGTCTACTGTGGCATTGTTACGGGCAAAATTACCCGCTGGAATGATGCGAAACTCGTGGCTGCCAACCCCGGGAAAACTCTGCCAGACAAGGCGATCACCTTTGCTCACCGCTCTGACGGCAGTGGTACCACATTTATCTTTACGAACCACATCAATACTGTCTGTCCTGGCTGGCCGGCGGGTGTCGGAACCTCTGTGAATTGGCCTGTCGGTGTTGGTGGTCAAGGAAATGAAGGGGTGGCTGCTCAGATTCAGCAAAATGAAGGCACCATCGGCTACGTGGAGTATGCTTACGCCAAGCTCAACAACCTCTCGCGGGCACTTGTAGAAAATAAGGCCGGCAAATTTATTTACCCTTCTCCAGAGGCAGCCTCCAAAGCCTTTGAAGGAGCCACGATTCCTGAGGACTTTGGTTTGTTGGTGCCTGACCCCAAAAATCCGGAAGCCTTCCCAATTGCCGGTTTGACTTGGATTATGGTGTACCCTGAGTATGCTGATGCTAAAAAATGGCAAGCGCTGAAAGGTGCCTTGACTTGGGCACTAACCGATGGCAAGTCCATTACTGAAAAACTGGACTATGTGCCGATGCCTCCCGACATCGTCGAGCGGGTTAAAGCAACCTTGGAGAAAGTGAAAACTGCCTAA
- the pstC gene encoding phosphate ABC transporter permease subunit PstC — protein MSVSDNSPEAPDVAAIEARKNLRYYLDQAFYYTTMIFALALAVVLAWIIIQIGITALPAISRFGLDFLASTTWDPVRNIYGILPQIYGTLVSAIIGLVVAVPLGLGIAVFLSEDFLPTYVSTPITFAIELLAAIPSVVIGLWGIFVLIPFLRPFYAFLRQYLGWIPLFGTEPRGNSLLTLGLVLAFMILPLITSISRGTLVSLPPHLRQGAMALGATRWETILRVLIPAGFSGIVGSIMLALGRAMGETMAAAMLVGNANRINISILQPGSTIASLIASQFGEAGRDQVAALLYAGLILMILTLIVNILAEMIIKKFQNVER, from the coding sequence ATGTCTGTCTCAGATAACTCACCTGAAGCTCCTGATGTAGCTGCCATTGAGGCGCGAAAAAATCTACGTTATTACCTTGACCAAGCCTTTTACTACACAACAATGATCTTTGCCCTCGCTCTTGCGGTTGTCTTGGCGTGGATCATTATTCAAATCGGCATTACAGCACTCCCCGCTATTAGCAGATTTGGCCTAGACTTTCTGGCGAGCACCACTTGGGATCCGGTGCGAAATATTTATGGCATTCTACCACAGATCTATGGCACCCTTGTCAGCGCCATTATTGGCCTAGTAGTCGCTGTTCCCCTCGGGCTAGGCATTGCTGTTTTTCTAAGTGAGGACTTCCTGCCGACTTACGTTAGCACCCCCATTACCTTTGCCATTGAGTTGTTGGCGGCCATTCCCAGCGTCGTTATTGGCCTGTGGGGTATTTTTGTCCTGATTCCCTTTCTGCGGCCATTTTACGCTTTTCTGCGTCAATACCTCGGCTGGATTCCGCTCTTTGGGACGGAGCCGCGGGGCAATAGTCTGCTGACACTAGGCCTCGTTCTAGCCTTTATGATCTTGCCCCTGATTACCTCAATCTCGCGGGGCACGTTAGTTTCCCTACCCCCTCACCTGCGTCAAGGGGCGATGGCTCTAGGCGCCACCCGTTGGGAGACCATTTTACGGGTGCTGATTCCCGCTGGATTTTCAGGAATTGTGGGTTCGATTATGCTTGCCCTCGGCCGGGCGATGGGAGAAACGATGGCCGCAGCCATGCTGGTTGGGAATGCTAACCGTATCAACATTTCTATCCTTCAACCTGGCTCGACGATCGCTTCCCTGATTGCTTCTCAGTTTGGTGAGGCCGGGCGCGATCAGGTGGCCGCTCTGCTCTACGCGGGTTTAATCTTGATGATTTTGACACTGATCGTCAATATCTTGGCAGAAATGATTATTAAGAAGTTTCAAAACGTTGAGCGATAG
- the pstA gene encoding phosphate ABC transporter permease PstA: MTESSQPHSSGSENIQLDLVLTARTLFGFFMTGLTGLFAAIAIIPLAAIIINVASQGLPLINLNLFTKLPPPPGLSGGGLGNAIVGTLIVLAVAVVISVPIGVLGAVWLSEFGRGSKIAYWVRFSANVLSGVPAIIAGLFSYTIVVMTMGTFSAFAGGVALAVVMLPIVMRTTEEGLVLVPEEVRLAALGLGATRFETVSRVVLPAALPSIATAVTLAVARAGGEAAPLLFTALNNNFWSTDLFRPISTLSVQVYFFAIIPYKPQQELAWAGALVLLSIILIVSIGSRLVTRKKRY, translated from the coding sequence ATGACAGAGAGCAGTCAACCCCATTCTTCAGGCTCGGAGAATATTCAACTCGATCTAGTTTTGACGGCACGTACCCTCTTTGGCTTTTTCATGACAGGCCTAACGGGGCTGTTTGCGGCGATCGCTATTATTCCCCTCGCCGCCATTATCATTAATGTGGCCTCTCAGGGGCTACCTCTGATTAACTTGAACTTGTTTACAAAGCTGCCGCCGCCGCCCGGCTTGAGTGGTGGGGGTCTTGGCAATGCCATTGTGGGCACGTTGATTGTCTTAGCAGTGGCCGTCGTCATTAGTGTTCCCATTGGTGTTTTGGGCGCTGTGTGGCTGTCCGAATTTGGGCGGGGGAGTAAAATCGCCTATTGGGTGCGGTTTTCGGCAAACGTTCTCAGTGGGGTGCCCGCTATTATTGCGGGTTTGTTTTCCTATACGATTGTGGTAATGACCATGGGCACCTTTAGTGCCTTTGCAGGTGGGGTTGCCCTTGCAGTTGTCATGCTGCCCATCGTGATGCGAACCACAGAGGAGGGGCTAGTCTTGGTTCCTGAAGAGGTTCGTCTGGCGGCATTGGGGTTGGGGGCGACTCGTTTTGAAACTGTCAGTCGAGTCGTGCTTCCTGCGGCGTTGCCCTCTATCGCTACTGCGGTAACTCTAGCGGTGGCACGGGCAGGTGGCGAGGCGGCACCTCTACTCTTTACGGCTCTGAATAATAATTTCTGGTCAACGGATCTGTTTCGCCCCATTTCTACGCTTTCAGTGCAGGTTTATTTCTTTGCCATCATTCCCTACAAACCCCAGCAGGAACTGGCATGGGCAGGCGCGTTGGTGTTGCTGAGCATCATTTTGATCGTGAGTATTGGCTCCCGCTTAGTCACTCGTAAGAAACGCTACTAA
- the pstB gene encoding phosphate ABC transporter ATP-binding protein PstB, translating to MTTHPKPTPKVVLQVQNASIFYGSFRAVRDVTMDIYANEVTALIGPSGCGKSTLLRCFNRMNDLVPGARVEGKITYHGKDLYAPKVDPVEVRRRIGMVFQKPNPFPKSIYDNVVFGARVNKYKGDLDELVETSLRQAALWDEVKDKLKESGLSLSGGQQQRLCIARTIATKPDVILMDEPCSALDPISTLKVEELIHELKQNYTIVIVTHNMQQATRVSDRTAFFNAEATERGNRVGYLVEYDYTSVVFNNPKEQATMDYVSGRFG from the coding sequence ATGACGACTCACCCTAAACCCACTCCCAAAGTGGTTCTCCAAGTCCAGAATGCCTCGATTTTTTATGGCTCATTTCGGGCAGTACGGGATGTGACGATGGACATCTATGCCAATGAAGTGACGGCTCTCATTGGCCCATCGGGTTGTGGTAAGAGCACGCTGCTGCGCTGTTTTAACCGCATGAATGATCTGGTGCCGGGTGCCCGAGTCGAGGGCAAAATTACCTACCACGGTAAAGATCTCTACGCCCCAAAGGTGGATCCCGTGGAGGTGCGGCGGCGCATTGGCATGGTGTTCCAAAAACCCAATCCCTTTCCCAAGTCTATTTATGACAATGTCGTGTTTGGGGCACGGGTCAATAAGTACAAGGGAGACTTAGACGAGCTTGTGGAAACGTCGCTGCGGCAAGCGGCGCTTTGGGATGAAGTAAAGGACAAGCTCAAAGAAAGTGGCCTGTCTCTATCGGGGGGTCAGCAACAACGGCTCTGTATTGCGCGGACGATCGCCACCAAGCCCGATGTCATCCTCATGGATGAACCCTGCTCTGCCCTTGACCCGATTTCTACCCTCAAGGTGGAAGAATTGATCCATGAATTAAAGCAAAATTACACAATTGTGATCGTGACCCACAATATGCAGCAGGCGACTCGGGTGAGCGATCGCACCGCCTTCTTTAATGCCGAGGCCACAGAACGGGGCAACCGAGTGGGCTACCTCGTTGAGTATGATTACACTAGCGTCGTCTTCAATAACCCCAAAGAGCAAGCCACGATGGATTATGTCAGTGGCCGCTTTGGTTAA
- the gatA gene encoding Asp-tRNA(Asn)/Glu-tRNA(Gln) amidotransferase subunit GatA, translating to MSVIQELHRQLVRKERSATEITQAYLDRIAQVEPTLHSFLTVTGDRALAQAAEVDQRLAAGEEIGLLTGIPLAIKDNLCTYGVRTTCASKMLEHFVPPYESTVTQKLQAAGAIMVGKTNLDEFAMGSSTENSAFGFTTNPWNPERVSGGSSGGSAAAVAAGECAAALGSDTGGSIRQPAAFCGVVGLKPTYGLVSRYGLVAYASSLDQIGPLAPTVTDAAILLGAIAGHDPKDATSLSVSIPDYTEALKPDLKGRRIGVIQETVGEGLQPEVKSALEAALKTLEELGATIVELSCPRFAYGLPTYYIIAPSEASANLARYDGVNFGFRAGGASDLLEMYMKTRAQGFGAEVKRRIMIGTYALSAGYYDAYYLRAQKVRTLIKEDFAQAFEQVDVLVCPTAPTTAFKAGEKTADPLSMYLSDLMTIPVNLAGLPGLSLPCGFDQEGLPIGLQLIGNVLGEETLFHVAYAYEQATPWHQQQPQL from the coding sequence ATGTCAGTGATTCAGGAGCTACACCGTCAACTCGTTCGCAAAGAACGCTCCGCCACTGAAATTACCCAAGCCTATCTAGACCGTATTGCTCAAGTCGAACCAACACTCCATAGCTTTTTGACGGTGACGGGCGATCGCGCCCTTGCTCAAGCTGCTGAGGTGGATCAACGTCTTGCGGCCGGTGAAGAGATTGGTTTACTCACAGGGATTCCCTTGGCCATCAAGGATAACCTTTGCACCTACGGCGTGCGCACCACTTGTGCTTCTAAGATGCTGGAGCACTTTGTTCCCCCCTATGAATCCACCGTGACCCAAAAATTGCAGGCCGCTGGCGCGATTATGGTGGGCAAAACCAATCTCGATGAATTTGCCATGGGCAGCTCCACTGAAAATTCTGCCTTTGGTTTCACCACCAATCCTTGGAATCCAGAGCGCGTCTCTGGGGGGTCTTCTGGGGGGTCTGCTGCCGCCGTTGCTGCCGGGGAATGTGCTGCTGCCCTTGGTTCCGATACGGGCGGTTCCATTCGTCAACCCGCTGCCTTTTGTGGGGTCGTCGGCCTTAAGCCCACCTATGGTTTAGTCTCGCGCTATGGCCTTGTTGCCTATGCGTCGTCATTAGATCAAATTGGACCTTTGGCACCCACGGTTACCGATGCTGCAATTCTTTTGGGGGCGATCGCGGGGCATGATCCCAAGGATGCCACCAGTCTCAGCGTCTCAATTCCCGACTACACCGAAGCCCTCAAACCCGATCTCAAAGGAAGGCGCATTGGCGTGATTCAAGAAACCGTGGGTGAAGGGTTGCAACCAGAAGTGAAATCTGCCCTTGAGGCCGCCCTAAAAACCCTAGAGGAATTAGGGGCAACGATTGTTGAACTCTCCTGTCCCCGCTTTGCCTACGGCCTGCCCACCTACTACATCATTGCTCCTTCGGAAGCATCGGCGAACCTAGCCCGCTATGATGGCGTGAACTTTGGTTTTCGCGCTGGAGGAGCCAGCGATCTCCTTGAAATGTACATGAAAACTCGTGCCCAAGGCTTTGGGGCTGAGGTGAAGCGGCGGATCATGATTGGCACCTACGCCCTTTCCGCTGGCTACTATGATGCTTACTACCTACGGGCACAAAAGGTACGCACCCTGATCAAAGAAGACTTTGCCCAAGCCTTTGAACAGGTGGATGTTTTGGTTTGTCCCACAGCTCCCACCACTGCCTTCAAAGCTGGGGAGAAAACCGCCGACCCCCTGAGTATGTACCTGTCAGACCTGATGACCATTCCCGTCAACCTTGCCGGGCTACCGGGCTTGAGCCTCCCCTGTGGCTTTGATCAGGAAGGGCTGCCCATTGGTCTGCAATTGATTGGCAACGTCCTAGGAGAAGAGACCCTATTTCACGTTGCCTATGCCTATGAACAGGCAACCCCTTGGCACCAGCAGCAGCCGCAACTTTAG